Proteins co-encoded in one Gouania willdenowi chromosome 1, fGouWil2.1, whole genome shotgun sequence genomic window:
- the ccdc86 gene encoding coiled-coil domain-containing protein 86 isoform X2: MSKRRKTITEETSVHEEGPEEEQDPPETRRTRSGRRIRTPAPELPTRTPSRRTRRSVIQEQPEVGETHTEEAEREDQEMKEETQTITSSEPQTQDPPSESENQATPLDLENQDPPSEPQTQAAPSDLENQAPPSEPQTQAAPSDLENQAPPSEPQAQTPSSEVQTQVSSGDNGGHQSGPPPSESTPASSEVIPNKKPRLALSGKQTMTIPLGKPKSGRVWKDRNKQRFSAMLRDKPLCSSWEKKMEARREKELVKQYSLQLKEEKAKQKEDKRKRREEHLKRRAENERKAEIVQVIRNTAKIKRMKKKQLRKIEKRDTLALLQKSQKQKIQARKKTNQE, encoded by the exons ATGTCAAAAAGGAGAAAAACCATCACTGAGGAAACCAGCGTCCATGAAGAGGGACCAGAGGAAGAACAGGACCCTCCAGAGACCAGGCGGACCCGGAGCGGCCGCAGGATCCGGACTCCTGCCCCTGAACTCCCGACCAGGACTCCCAGCAGGAGGACCAGGAGGTCTGTGATTCAGGAGCAGCCTGAGGTGGGGGAAACACACACGGAGGAGGCAGAGAGAGAGGACCAGGAAATGAAGGAGGAGACACAAACCATTACATCATCAGAACCACAGACCCAGGATCCACCATCAGAATCGGAGAACCAGGCAACACCATTAGACCTAGAGAA CCAGGATCCACCATCAGAACCACAGACCCAGGCTGCACCATCAGACCTAGAGAACCAGGCTCCACCATCAGAACCACAGACCCAGGCTGCACCATCAGACCTAGAGAACCAGGCTCCACCATCAGAACCACAGGCCCAGACTCCATCATCAGAGGTTCAGACCCAGGTTTCATCAGGGGACAATGGAGGTCATCAGTCTGGACCTCCACCATCAGAATCCACACCAGCAAGCTCAGAGGTCATCCCCAATAAGAAACCCCGGCTAGCTCTGAGTGGGAAGCAGACCATGACGATCCCTCTGGGGAAACCAAAGTCTGGACGGGTCTGGAAGGACCGCAACAAGCAACG GTTCTCAGCGATGCTCAGAGACAAACCGCTGTGCTCCTCATGGGAGAAGAAGATGGAGGCCAGGAGGGAAAAGGAGCTGGTCAAACAGTATTCACTGCAGCTTAAAGAGGAGAAAGCCAAGCAGAAAGAG gacaAGAGGAAAAGAAGAGAAGAGCATTTAAAGCGTCGCGCGGAGAACGAACGCAAAGCAGAGATTGTTCAAGTG ATTCGGAACACGGCAAAGATTaagaggatgaagaagaaaCAGCTCAGGAAAATAGAGAAGAGGGACACACTGGCTTTGCTGCAGAAGTCGCAGAAGCAAAAAATCCAAGCCCGAAAGAAGACAAATCAAGAGTAA
- the ccdc86 gene encoding coiled-coil domain-containing protein 86 isoform X1 has translation MSKRRKTITEETSVHEEGPEEEQDPPETRRTRSGRRIRTPAPELPTRTPSRRTRRSVIQEQPEVGETHTEEAEREDQEMKEETQTITSSEPQTQDPPSESENQATPLDLENQDPSSESQTQDPSSDLEIQDPPSDPQTQALPLDLEIQDPSSEPQSQDPPSEPQTQAAPSDLENQAPPSEPQTQAAPSDLENQAPPSEPQAQTPSSEVQTQVSSGDNGGHQSGPPPSESTPASSEVIPNKKPRLALSGKQTMTIPLGKPKSGRVWKDRNKQRFSAMLRDKPLCSSWEKKMEARREKELVKQYSLQLKEEKAKQKEDKRKRREEHLKRRAENERKAEIVQVIRNTAKIKRMKKKQLRKIEKRDTLALLQKSQKQKIQARKKTNQE, from the exons ATGTCAAAAAGGAGAAAAACCATCACTGAGGAAACCAGCGTCCATGAAGAGGGACCAGAGGAAGAACAGGACCCTCCAGAGACCAGGCGGACCCGGAGCGGCCGCAGGATCCGGACTCCTGCCCCTGAACTCCCGACCAGGACTCCCAGCAGGAGGACCAGGAGGTCTGTGATTCAGGAGCAGCCTGAGGTGGGGGAAACACACACGGAGGAGGCAGAGAGAGAGGACCAGGAAATGAAGGAGGAGACACAAACCATTACATCATCAGAACCACAGACCCAGGATCCACCATCAGAATCGGAGAACCAGGCAACACCATTAGACCTAGAGAATCAGGATCCATCATCAGAATCACAGACCCAGGATCCATCATCAGACCTAGAGATCCAGGATCCACCATCAGATCCACAGACCCAGGCTCTACCATTAGACCTAGAGATCCAGGATCCATCATCAGAACCACAATCCCAGGATCCACCATCAGAACCACAGACCCAGGCTGCACCATCAGACCTAGAGAACCAGGCTCCACCATCAGAACCACAGACCCAGGCTGCACCATCAGACCTAGAGAACCAGGCTCCACCATCAGAACCACAGGCCCAGACTCCATCATCAGAGGTTCAGACCCAGGTTTCATCAGGGGACAATGGAGGTCATCAGTCTGGACCTCCACCATCAGAATCCACACCAGCAAGCTCAGAGGTCATCCCCAATAAGAAACCCCGGCTAGCTCTGAGTGGGAAGCAGACCATGACGATCCCTCTGGGGAAACCAAAGTCTGGACGGGTCTGGAAGGACCGCAACAAGCAACG GTTCTCAGCGATGCTCAGAGACAAACCGCTGTGCTCCTCATGGGAGAAGAAGATGGAGGCCAGGAGGGAAAAGGAGCTGGTCAAACAGTATTCACTGCAGCTTAAAGAGGAGAAAGCCAAGCAGAAAGAG gacaAGAGGAAAAGAAGAGAAGAGCATTTAAAGCGTCGCGCGGAGAACGAACGCAAAGCAGAGATTGTTCAAGTG ATTCGGAACACGGCAAAGATTaagaggatgaagaagaaaCAGCTCAGGAAAATAGAGAAGAGGGACACACTGGCTTTGCTGCAGAAGTCGCAGAAGCAAAAAATCCAAGCCCGAAAGAAGACAAATCAAGAGTAA
- the glb1 gene encoding beta-galactosidase: MALLKAGGSTLLLLMMMCRQSLGQPSFSVDYHNDSFSKDGENFRYISGSIHYSRIPRVYWKDRLLKMYMAGLNAIQTYIPWNYHEVSPGRYSFSGDRDVEYFLKLAQDIGLLVILRPGPYICGEWDMGGLPAWLLSKKNIVLRSSDPDYIDAVDTWMGKLLPMIKPYLYQNGGPIITVQVENEYGSYFACDYNYLRHLTKLFRSYLGKEVVLFTTDGAGLRFLKCGSIQDLYATVDFGPGSNISKAFAAQRYAEPHGPLVNSEFYTGWLDHWGSNHSVVSSVAVAKSLNNILAVGANVNLYMFIGGTNFEYWNGANGPYSPQPTSYDYDAPLSEAGDLTEKYFALREVIRMYRKIPEGPLPPTTPKYAYGAVSMKKLQTVSDSLETLSFSGPVKSVYPQTFIELNQAFGYVLYRTTLPVNYNNSTPLSSPLNGIHDRAYVSVNGVAMGVLERNVALTINVTGEAGSQLDLLVENMGRINYGNHMNDFKGLVSNLTLGNEMLSDWTMYSLSIDEAVSQGLLGVGPTTLTEPPQPAGFSLPTFYEGSFRIPDGIPDLPQDSYIKLPNWRKGQIWINGFNLGRYWPTRGPQVTLFVPANILSTAAPNNVTVLELEGAPCDSTLCIVEFTATPILNATMQSDFQPSRRLYAKEDLL; encoded by the exons ATGGCTCTGCTCAAAGCTGGAGGAAGCACACtgttgctgctgatgatgatgtgCAGACAGTCT CTGGGACAACCTTCCTTTAGCGTGGACTACCACAATGACAGCTTCAGTAAGGATGGAGAGAATTTCCGTTATATATCTGGGAGTATCCACTACAGCAGGATCCCAAGGGTCTACTGGAAAGATCGGCTTCTTAAGATGTACATGGCGGGACTGAACGCCATCCAAAC ATACATTCCTTGGAATTACCACGAGGTGTCTCCAGGCAGATACAGCTTCAGTGGGGACAGAGATGTAGAATATTTCCTTAAACTGGCCCAGGATATTGGCTTACTGGTTATCCTTCGACCAGGTCCGTATATATGTGGAGAGTGGGACATG GGCGGTCTGCCTGCCTGGCTACTCAGTAAGAAAAATATTGTGCTGCGTTCTTCGGATCCAG ATTACATTGATGCTGTGGATACATGGATGGGGAAGCTGTTGCCTATGATAAAGCCTTATCTCTATCAGAATGGTGGCCCCATCATTACAGTACAG GTGGAGAATGAATACGGCAGTTACTTTGCCTGTGACTACAACTACCTGCGTCACCTGACCAAGCTGTTCAGGTCTTACCTGGGAAAAGAAGTGGTTCTGTTCACCACAGACGGGGCCGGGCTGCGCTTCCTCAAGTGTGGATCCATACAAGACCTTTACGCCACCGTTGACTTTGGCCCAG GTTCAAATATTAGTAAAGCCTTTGCCGCCCAGCGATACGCCGAACCTCATGGACCTCTG GTCAACTCTGAGTTTTACACGGGCTGGTTGGATCACTGGGGGTCGAATCACTCTGTGGTGTCCTCAGTTGCTGTGGCCAAATCCCTCAATAACATCCTCGCCGTGGGAGCCAATGTCAACCT GTACATGTTCATTGGAGGGACCAACTTTGAATACTGGAATG GTGCCAACGGGCCTTACAGCCCACAGCCTACAAGCTATGACTACGACGCTCCGCTCTCAGAGGCCGGAGACCTCACGGAGAAGTACTTTGCCTTACGAGAGGTGATCAGAATG TATCGTAAGATTCCAGAAGGGCCATTACCGCCAACAACCCCTAAGTACGCCTATGGTGCTGTTTCAATGAAGAAA CTCCAAACGGTGTCTGATTCCCTGGAAACGCTCTCCTTTTCTGGTCCTGTTAAAAGCGTTTATCCTCAGACTTTCATTGAACTGAATCAG GCCTTTGGTTATGTACTCTACAGGACTACGCTGCCCGTTAACTACAACAATTCCACTCCGCTGTCATCTCCTCTCAACGGGATTCATGATCGAGCTTACGTGTCTGTCAATGGA GTGGCTATGGGGGTCCTTGAAAGGAACGTGGCCCTAACCATTAATGTAACTGGGGAAGCTGGCAGTCAGCTGGATCTACTAGTGGAGAACATGGGCCGGATCAACTACGGAAATCATATGAACGACTTCaag GGTTTGGTGTCTAATTTGACTCTGGGTAATGAGATGCTGTCCGACTGGACCATGTACAGTCTCAGTATTGATGAAGCGGTCAGTCAGGGTCTCCTCGGAGTTGGACCGACGACTTTGACTGAACCACCACAGCCTGCTGGTTTTTCCCTTCCAACCTTCTATGAGGGAAGCTTTAGGATCCCTGACGGCATCCCAGACCTTCCTCAGGACAGCTACATCAAACTGCCCAACTGGAGGAAG GGGCAGATCTGGATAAACGGATTTAATTTAGGGCGTTACTGGCCGACTCGTGGCCCCCAGGTGACTCTATTTGTGCCTGCGAACATTCTCAGCACAGCAGCACCAAACAATGTGACGGTGCTGGAGCTGGAAGGAGCTCCCTGCGACTCAACCCTCTGTATCGTGGAGTTCACAGCCACGCCCATCCTCAACGCTACGATGCAGTCTGACTTTCAGCCTTCCAGACGCTTGTACGCCAAAGAAGATTTACTGTGA
- the LOC114480730 gene encoding claudin domain-containing protein 1-like — protein sequence MVDNRYATALVIGSVLSLLATVYLSVSVGTQHWYQYSSPPIKQKDGNVSVLKDEFLNGEFDEKLYRNMFLLNGTLGLWWRCIMVPAPSSSHWFKEPDPKMESQCVAFTLSQQFIPKYQQDGKEDLLRTYLWRCQFLLPLVSLALVFLSGLVGVCACLCRSFTPTLAVGILHLLAGLCSLGSVCCFLAGVDLLHQHSTPPEGVEGSLGWSLYLALFSFPLQMMAAALFLWAARSHRKNYTHITAYRVA from the exons ATGGTGGACAACCGTTACGCCACAGCTCTGGTGATCGGCTCCGTGCTGAGCCTGCTGGCCACGGTGTACCTGTCTGTGTCAGTGGGCACTCAGCACTGGTACCAGTACAGCAGCCCACCCATCAAGCAGAAAGACGGCAATGTGTCGGTGCTCAAAGATGAGTTCCTTAATGGAGAATTTGACGAGAAGCTTTACAGGAACATGTTCCTCCTGAATGGCACGCTGGGACTGTGGTGGAGGTGCATCATGGTtcctgcacccagcagttcccATTGGTTCAAGGAGCCAG ATCCCAAGATGGAGAGTCAGTGTGTGGCCTTCACTCTTTCTCAGCAGTTCATCCCCAAATATCAACAAGACGGTAAAGAGGATTTGCTGAGAACAT ACCTGTGGAGGTGCCAGTTTCTCCTGCCTTTGGTGTCGTTGGCTCTGGTTTTCCTCAGTGGCCTTGTTGGAGTCTGTGCCTGCCTCTGCCGCAGCTTCACTCCCACCCTGGCTGTGGGAATCCTCCATCTTCTCGCTG gtttgtgctctctgggCTCCGTCTGCTGTTTCCTGGCTGGAGTGGATTTGCTCCACCAGCACTCGACGCCACCTGAAGGTGTTGAAGGCTCGTTGGGCTGGTCTCTGTACCTCGCCCTGTTCTCCTTCCCTCTGCAGATGATGGCAGCCGCTCTGTTCCTGTGGGCCGCCAGAAGTCACCGGAAGAACTACACACACATCACAGCTTACAGGGTAGCATAG
- the LOC114480809 gene encoding N-acyl-aromatic-L-amino acid amidohydrolase (carboxylate-forming) B-like: MEHTSFPPLSRVAICGGTHGNELSGVYIVKEMQKQKVEKIGSVSVISVLSNPPAIDVCRRYTETDLNRCFSDAKLSSTLTDSAAYEMRRAHELNAQLGPKGGEKAVDLIIDLHNTTSNMGVCLILSYLDWLTLHICKYIQTKMTSAPVTVMQLNDSNADGYSLDMLGKHGFAIEVGPQPHGVLRADIFNMMKRTLDFTTDWLQEFNDGHIFEGGEVETYSFLRSVDYPRDASGQITAAIHPQLQDKDFTLLQPGDPMFLSFSGETVKYEGEPVYPMFVNECAYYEKKIAFHLAEKITLKVPSISVKN, translated from the exons ATGGAGCACACCTCATTCCCACCACTGTCCAGAGTCGCCATTTGCGGCGGCACTCACGGAAACGAGCTTTCAGGTGTGTACATAGTGAAGGAAATGCAGAAGCAGAAGGTGGAAAAGATCGGATCGGTTTCAGTGATCAGCGTCCTTTCGAATCCACCTGCGATAGATGTTTGCAGAAGATACACTGAAACTGATCTCAACCGCTGTTTCAGCGATGCCAAGCTGAG CTCCACTCTGACTGACTCAGCAGCTTATGAAATGAGACGAGCTCACGAGCTGAACGCTCAACTCGGGCCCAAGGGAGGTGAAAAAGCAGTGGATTTGATAATAGATCTTCACAACACTACCTCCAACATGGGCGTGTGCCTCATATTAAGCTACTTGGACTGGCTCACCCTCCACATATGCAAATACATACAG ACAAAGATGACTTCAGCCCCTGTGACAGTGATGCAGCTGAACGACTCCAACGCTGATGGTTACTCCTTAGACATGTTGGGAAAACATGGTTTCG CGATTGAGGTTGGTCCTCAACCTCACGGCGTGCTCAGAGCCGACATCTTCAACATGATGAAAAGGACTTTGGACTTCACAACCGACTGGCTTCAAGAATTCAATGATG GTCACATATTTGAAGGAGGAGAAGTAGAAACATACAGTTTTTTAAGAAGTGTGGATTATCCAAGGGATGCGTCAGGTCAGATTACTGCAGCCATCCACCCACAGCTACAA GATAAGGACTTCACGCTCCTCCAGCCTGGGGACCCAATGTTCCTGTCCTTCTCTGGAGAAACAGTGAAGTATGAAGGAGAGCCTGTCTACCCTATGTTTGTGAATGAATGCGCGTACTACGAGAAGAAGATCGCTTTCCATTTGGCTGAGAAGATCACGCTGAAAGTCCCGTCAATAAGTGTGAAAAACTAA